In the genome of Aedes aegypti strain LVP_AGWG chromosome 2, AaegL5.0 Primary Assembly, whole genome shotgun sequence, the window AGTCATTAGCATTCAATGAAGTGTGTTACAACTTATTTCCCAGACAAAACGGCTCTTTCAGTTACCGAGACCGGTTGAAATTCTTTTAATTGTACTTCCTATGTGCATCTAAGtcagaaaataataataactcaCATTCGCTTAATCGATTCTAAGTCAAATCGTTGGTATCTTGCCAACATTTTTATGGGAGttactatggaaaaaaaatagtaattcGTTCAATCAGCCATAGGTTTTTTATGGAATACTGCCATCTGTATTGCTAGAGACAATCATCAGCTACTTCTTATCAGTAATTAACATTTGAAAAACTAAACACAAATAATGCACTTTAGTTCAACTCCTTGCAACGATACGCGATTCAACCTcgtactaaataataaaattcttcACATTGTTACTACTTACTAAGTTGCAGCCGAAAATCTCCTTTTCCTGCAGCCCTCAACAGTAGAATATTCATGCTGAGATCATACTGCCCAACAATGCTCATCTTCGGTATGATCGATATGATGTCGAACTTTTTGGCAGCTAGATCAGatctacaacacacaaaagaACGCTTTATTACGATTCAGACTCCGTTATCCATTAAAGTACATTCACCCACCGAATTTTCTTGATAACGAATCCGCCTGTCCCTCTGATGGTCACATTGGACAACACCAAACGAAATCCAGCTCCGTTGTTGATTTCCATCCGATCGAAGTAGATCGGATCGAACTTCGGTGCCTGCCGACCATCTCCGTAATTTGCATCGATCACATTCTGTCGAATGCCGTCCACAACGTTCATAatacacttttccaaattgggATCACTCCTCGAGCAGACGCTCAGAACTGGCGCTATGTTGAGAAAAATTGGAAGTTGTACTTTTCTGATCGATTCTGCACAATCTTTTCCTTGCACATACCCACATAGGGCTTCCCATTGTGGCATCCTAGCACCACTAGGAAGAGTATGACCGCTTGTTTCATTTCGACCGTTTTCAGGAACTGTCAGTAAGCCGTAAATTTACCACATTTGAGAGAGAAACTGCTCTTACCACTTCCGGACGAACATTGAAAGGCTAATTGCTTCTCTCAGACCGTTTTATACAACAGAATCCGCTAGTAGCATCATCTAGCTAGCGCATCATAAAACGGCGTTAGAATGTACTCCCATGAAATGGAAAAGTTTGCATGTGCATAATGGAGACCAGTTTGAAGCCTCTTCCCAATATGAAATCGCTCACTTCTCGCACTGAATTAAGCGATCAAAGTGAATGAACAGCCTTATTGAACATTCCTCGCGGAGTTATCAGTTGGCGGCGGTCGAATAGTTGCCGTTGATCGAGGCACGTGAAACTCGTCATTTTGGGAGATCACAATCGTCGGCAAACTAATTACTGAATTATAACCTCACCGAGATTGTGCTGTAGACAATTGACTTTTGCTTCACCCTGGCGATGAACTGGGTGTGATCAACAGCCTAGCGAACCAGTTTGGAGTtatgaggccttccttagcctagtgttAAAGTCAGCAActtacaaagcaaaaccatgttgaaggtgtctgggttcgattcccggtcggttgaggatcttttcgtaatggtcCTTGACTTTCTTAGGCATAAAGTAGAATGCTTCTGACAtgcaaatgcgaaaatggcacctTTGTCAAAGCTCGCAGTTAacgactgtggaagtgctcttagaacacttagctgagtaacaggccctgtcccagtggggacgtaataccaagaagaagaggaaCCAGTTTAGATGAGTTCAGGTCACGATGTGGTGTAGAACTTTTCTGTGGTTTTTGAATGAATAAGTTTCATGTGCTACATTATAGTTTCAGAAAAGTTACTTCGTAGATAACGCTTActgtatgaaaaaataatttcaattcttACAATTCCACATGTCATCGATTTCATTCACAATCATGAATTGCAACGCAAACCAGCGTAATGACAGGGAGGCGTTAGCAAAATGAATTATTCACGAACGTATAATTGTTTAATTTGATTATGCATTGTGTGCTAAAGTGAACAAGATTTTATCATTTTCTTTCAATTATTGAACATGCAAAGCGTGGCGCACCGGAAAAAAGGTTTGCGTTTTATTTCGACTTTAACGTTGGAAGATAACAGCTTTCAACGAGTGCttgatttttgaatgctttaaaaagaaatccttatacaatttttacaaaaaaatgtagCATAAACATTTGCATCGAAGAAACGTTACTAAGTAACTAAAACTTCGACTACCCATGTAAAGCTATACTTTCAATCAACTCTTGTGTTTACCAacctcaatttatttttttcaaaacgcaGTCGGCTGGTTtgagccgtaatagacatgacaaccctagtagCTTCAAGTTCCAAAAATGTTGTATGAACTTTCGAGTGGAATTTTCTAGCTGCTTAAGAGGCTAAAATATGCACCGAACGAGAATGAGCATgggcattagagtgatgcaaatttcgaaatttttgctcccctatgcttaaaccattgaaattatggtaaaaagcatcctcccaaaatttgaaatgatttggaagaaatttgactgtgcacacgccatttgaattttatatggcgattactatggaaaacgccaatcttttgtgttcagccctctatctcttcgtcataatattttatgggaaagtgaacacactcttctcatgtgaaaatcttccagctacaactttgccgaagaccacattttgattggacgtcaggaaaaattgttattcatcattataaagtgggtttgccttcAGTAAGCTTTACCAACTATTCGTCAGGCAAcattggtgctcctggcgggaagaataaatcaaagtaatccaggctactatgttctacagcaaaaaagcagtgttgctctgaaagtaattgaatgatcatctcagcatgatttatactttggaatcaagaataacaaattatccttacgtcttaacaaaatgtggtcttcggcaaagttgtagctgtgaagattttacatgagaagagtgtgttcacttttttcatatattattatgacgagcagatagaggactgaacacaaaagatttggcttttccatagtaatttccatataaacttcaaatggcgtgtgctcattcaaatttcttccaaatcacttcaaattttgggagaatgattttcatcataattgacaccgtttaagcataggggagcaaaaacttcaaaatttgcatcagtctaatgggcATAATTGACCGctcgcagatgctactccgttattgcaagaacatcTGTACTTACACGGGAAACCAAtagacgctactcaggatcagcaACATTCTCAATGTTAAAGTATTGGTGCTcgcattattataacaaacaatcaCGGCGCCGACTgcgcacagtatttcgatcggccgaaatcgtgaacttaattctgtagcacctttaaacgtgattttttcggaatggtgtcttcggacgaaaattttctaaaaatatagcgcatatattgacggtaaatgttagttcgcaactttgccacgggcggcgctgcaaaaactttttttttgaaatgacgatctt includes:
- the LOC5569808 gene encoding protein takeout, whose translation is MKQAVILFLVVLGCHNGKPYVAPVLSVCSRSDPNLEKCIMNVVDGIRQNVIDANYGDGRQAPKFDPIYFDRMEINNGAGFRLVLSNVTIRGTGGFVIKKIRSDLAAKKFDIISIIPKMSIVGQYDLSMNILLLRAAGKGDFRLQLNDTIASLKVQYRLAPEGDKNFVRFDPIDLKLKFPKAKFYFTGLFNGDPALEEFGNQAINDNPNLILDEVKPSFEKNLGRVFTDISNSVVEGAEEFELLPP